The following coding sequences are from one Mus pahari chromosome X, PAHARI_EIJ_v1.1, whole genome shotgun sequence window:
- the CXHXorf66 gene encoding uncharacterized protein CXorf66 homolog encodes MITAFIFTCFCLLHYNCMIEEVQTPGGLNKENMEAISSWVSKVSACQPDVIPGDILETQPLLSHLDQTPEPLCPDKHPIPNNTAKSIQASSLEKPCILSPNAQKSTKCINIEKSSTSCNRPLKSNRPTVSSTPKRLCKSCHLEKTYKKCGLKTSNKLNHTCELANVNSSCSDKRAMPWLSVLQTSAKRTTQSSSIAHNKITPTKPCRIKKPNLSQGHYEVKRSVNRGKPLLPMPTAAKLCRHYKDKCLVCNTSGFLLNDLSRKEKNNEENLYGSVKVKPHLKPFYDTGYKTYQKSVSNDIMKEPESEDSNTEIVFIYDISHDDITNKEPFQY; translated from the exons ATGATCACAGCCTTCATCTTTACCTGTTTCTGTCTACTCCATTATAACTGTATGATTGAGGAGGTCCAGACACCAGGAGG GCTcaacaaagaaaatatggaaGCTATATCATCCTGGGTATCCAAAGTATCAGCCTGTCAACCTGACGTGATACCTGGGGACATTCTAGAAACTCAACCTCTGCTATCACATCTAGACCAAACACCTGAGCCCTTATGCCCAGATAAACATCCCATACCAAACAATACAGCAAAATCAATCCAAGCTTCAAGTTTAGAAAAGCCATGCATACTATCACCTAAtgcacaaaaatcaacaaaatgcataaatataGAAAAGTCATCTACATCATGCAATAGGCCATTAAAATCAAATAGGCCAACTGTGTCATCGACCCCCAAAAGATTATGTAAGTCATGTCACCTGGAAAAGACATATAAGAAATGTGGCCTCAAAACATCAAATAAGCTCAACCATACCTGTGAATTGGCTAACGTCAATTCATCCTGTTCAGATAAGCGAGCCATGCCTTGGCTATCTGTTCTGCAAACTTCAGCTAAGCGAACCACACAATCTTCTTCAATCGCACATAATAAAATCACACCCACCAAACCATGCAGAATAAAGAAACCCAACCTGTCACAAGGACATTATGAGGTTAAAAGGTCAGTGAATAGAGGAAAGCCTTTGTTACCCATGCCTACAGCAGCCAAACTTTGCCGACATTATAAGGATAAATGCCTAGTGTGCAATACTTCTGGCTTTCTTCTCAATGATCTTTcaaggaaagagaagaacaatgaagaaaatctttATGGCTCAGTGAAAGTGAAGCCACATCTTAAGCCTTTCTATGATACAGGATACAAGACTTATCAGAAGAGTGTGAGCAATGATATTATGAAAGAGCCTGAGAGTGAAGACAGTAATACAGAGATCGTCTTTATTTATGACATAAGTCATGATGATATCACAAATAAAGAACCCTTCCAATATTAA